Proteins from a single region of Argiope bruennichi chromosome 6, qqArgBrue1.1, whole genome shotgun sequence:
- the LOC129971711 gene encoding putative per-hexamer repeat protein 5: MLFITLRRNPNVGGTTPSGGTAGSAGTGSTGSGGTTSSGATTGTGTAGSEGTTSSGATAGSTGTGTTSSGETAGTGTTGTGGTSGSGGTGTTGTGGIMSSGGSTGTGTTSSGGTAGSTGTGTTGSGGTTGTGGSSPSGDNSGTAATGSEGTAMSHRAPSGGTTPSGGTAGTGSTGSGGTTSSGATTGTGTAGSESTTSSGATAGSTGTGTTSSGGTAGTGTTGTGGTSGSGETGTTGTGGTMSSGGSTGTGTTSSSKTAGSTGTGTTGSAGTTGTGGSTPSGGTSGAAGTGSAGTAVSQGSPSGFTTPSGGSAGSVGTGGTGSGGTTSSGATTGTGTAGSEGTTSSGATAGSTGTGTTGTDGTSGSGETATTGTGGTMSSGESTGTGTTSSGGTAGSTGTGTTGSAGTTCTGGTPTGILTATTPMPAMSTTPTTGTPTESGAPGLISPLIDIVVDLGLYLNFPMESSDSTDGLPPDILEKSFSEIVDILIDLENRGITPSMNIEGAMA, from the exons ATGCTTTTCATCACACTTCGCCGAAATCCGAATGTTG GTGGCACGACACCCAGTGGTGGAACGGCGGGCTCGGCGGGAACGGGAAGCACTGGCAGCGGAGGCACAACCTCTAGTGGTGCCACAACTGGTACTGGAACTGCAGGTAGTGAAGGTACAACATCGAGCGGAGCGACAGCCGGTTCGACAGGTACTGGAACAACATCGAGTGGTGAAACTGCAGGAACTGGAACCACGGGTACAGGTGGAACATCGGGATCTGGAGGAACAGGAACTACTGGCACTGGAGGCATAATGTCTAGTGGTGGATCCACTGGAACTGGAACAACGAGTAGTGGTGGAACGGCAGGATCTACAGGAACTGGAACCACAGGTAGTGGAGGAACAACTGGCACGG GAGGCTCCTCACCAAGTGGTGACAATTCAGGAACAGCTGCTACTGGAAGTGAAGGCACTGCTATGTCACATAGAGCCCCAAGCG GTGGCACGACACCCAGTGGTGGAACGGCGGGAACGGGAAGCACTGGCAGCGGAGGCACAACCTCTAGTGGTGCCACAACTGGTACTGGAACTGCAGGTAGTGAAAGTACAACATCGAGCGGAGCGACAGCCGGTTCGACAGGTACTGGAACAACATCGAGTGGTGGAACTGCAGGAACTGGAACCACGGGTACAGGTGGAACATCGGGATCTGGAGAAACAGGAACTACTGGCACTGGAGGCACCATGTCTAGTGGTGGATCCACTGGAACTGGAACAACGAGTAGTAGTAAAACAGCGGGGTCTACAGGCACTGGAACCACAGGTAGTGCAGGAACAACTGGCACAG gaGGCTCCACACCAAGTGGTGGCACATCAGGAGCTGCTGGTACTGGAAGTGCAGGCACTGCTGTGTCACAAGGATCTCCAAGCG GTTTCACGACACCCAGTGGTGGATCGGCGGGCTCGGTGGGAACGGGAGGCACTGGCAGTGGAGGCACAACGTCTAGTGGTGCCACAACTGGTACTGGAACTGCAGGTAGTGAAGGTACAACATCGAGTGGCGCGACAGCCGGTTCGACAGGAACTGGTACCACGGGTACAGATGGAACATCAGGATCTGGAGAAACAGCAACTACTGGCACTGGAGGCACCATGTCTAGTGGTGAATCCACTGGAACTGGAACAACGAGTAGTGGTGGAACGGCGGGATCAACCGGCACTGGAACCACAGGTAGTGCAGGAACAACTTGCACGG GTGGTACACCGACTGGAATATTAACAGCAACAACACCAATGCCAGCAATGAGCACTACTCCAACTACCGGAACACCAACAG aatctgGAGCTCCTGGACTTATATCACCATTAATAGATATTGTAGTGGATTTGGGCCTTTATCTCAATTTCCCAATGGAAAGTTCAGACTCAACAG atGGTTTACCTCCAGACATTctagaaaaaagtttttcagaaattgtGGACATATTAATAGATTTAGAAAACAGAGGCATTACACCAAGCATGAACATCGAAg ggGCTATGGCCTAA